One Thermus hydrothermalis genomic region harbors:
- a CDS encoding 1,4-alpha-glucan branching protein, translating to MARFALVLHGHLPYVRAHGMWPFGEETLYEAMAETYLPLLRALERLWQEGVEARFTLGITPILAEQLADARIREGFVAYARDRLERAQGDYLRYQGTDLEKSARHQVGFWELTLDHFHALSGEILPAFRRAQDRGQVELITSNATHGYSPLLGYDEALWAQIKTGVATHRRHFAQHPTGFWLPEMAYRPKGFWKPPVEGPPEGLRAGVNELLMRAGIRYTFVDAHLVQGGRPLAPYGEASAGPVESGEATFYVHELESGLRVLARNQETALQVWSADYGYPGEGLYREFHRKDPLSGLHHWRVTHRKADLAAKAPYDPEAAFAKVREHAAHFVGLVGRLAQGHPEGVILAPYDAELFGHWWYEGVAWLEEVLRLLAREEGVKAVTAKEAVQGPALRTALPEGSWGRGGDHRVWLNGATLDYWRQVYRAEGAMREAVRRGVLPPKVLQQAMRELLLLEASDWPFLIDTGQAREYAEERYKAHAERFFRLLQGVSPEELKALEEEDNPFPEAEYRLYLGLEG from the coding sequence ATGGCGCGCTTTGCCCTGGTCCTCCACGGCCACCTTCCCTACGTGCGGGCCCACGGGATGTGGCCCTTTGGGGAGGAGACCCTCTACGAGGCCATGGCCGAAACCTACCTGCCCCTTCTTCGGGCCTTGGAAAGGCTTTGGCAGGAAGGGGTGGAGGCCCGCTTTACCCTGGGCATCACGCCCATTCTGGCGGAGCAACTGGCGGACGCCCGCATCCGGGAAGGCTTTGTCGCCTACGCCCGCGACCGCCTGGAAAGGGCCCAAGGGGACTACCTCCGCTACCAGGGCACGGATCTGGAGAAAAGCGCCCGCCACCAGGTGGGGTTTTGGGAGCTAACCCTAGACCACTTCCATGCCCTTTCCGGGGAGATCCTCCCCGCCTTCCGCCGGGCCCAGGACCGGGGCCAGGTGGAGCTCATCACCTCCAACGCCACCCACGGCTACTCGCCCCTTTTGGGCTACGACGAGGCCCTTTGGGCCCAGATCAAGACCGGGGTGGCCACCCACCGCCGCCACTTCGCCCAGCACCCCACGGGGTTTTGGCTGCCCGAGATGGCCTACCGCCCCAAAGGGTTTTGGAAGCCCCCGGTGGAGGGTCCCCCGGAGGGGCTCAGGGCCGGGGTGAACGAGCTTTTGATGCGGGCTGGGATCCGCTACACCTTTGTGGACGCCCACCTGGTGCAAGGGGGAAGGCCCCTTGCCCCATACGGAGAGGCTAGCGCAGGGCCGGTGGAGAGCGGGGAAGCCACCTTTTACGTGCACGAGCTGGAGTCGGGGCTTAGGGTGCTCGCCCGCAACCAGGAGACGGCCCTGCAGGTCTGGAGCGCCGACTATGGCTACCCCGGGGAGGGGCTATACCGGGAGTTCCACCGCAAGGACCCCCTGTCCGGCCTCCACCACTGGCGGGTGACCCACCGCAAGGCGGACCTCGCCGCCAAAGCCCCCTATGACCCCGAGGCGGCCTTCGCCAAGGTGCGGGAGCATGCGGCCCACTTCGTGGGCCTGGTGGGGCGGCTTGCCCAGGGGCACCCGGAAGGGGTGATCCTCGCTCCCTACGACGCCGAGCTTTTCGGCCACTGGTGGTACGAGGGGGTGGCGTGGCTGGAGGAGGTGCTTCGCCTTCTGGCCCGGGAAGAAGGGGTGAAGGCGGTGACGGCCAAGGAGGCGGTCCAGGGGCCTGCCCTCCGCACCGCCTTGCCCGAGGGGTCCTGGGGCCGGGGTGGGGACCACCGGGTCTGGCTCAACGGGGCCACCTTGGACTACTGGCGGCAGGTGTACCGGGCGGAGGGGGCCATGCGGGAGGCGGTGCGGCGCGGGGTTTTGCCCCCAAAGGTCCTGCAGCAGGCCATGCGGGAGCTCCTCCTCCTGGAGGCCTCCGACTGGCCCTTCCTCATAGACACCGGCCAGGCCCGGGAGTACGCGGAGGAGCGGTATAAGGCCCATGCGGAGCGGTTCTTCCGCCTCCTCCAGGGGGTTTCCCCGGAGGAGCTTAAGGCCTTGGAGGAAGAGGACAACCCCTTCCCCGAGGCCGAGTATCGGCTTTACCTGGGCCTCGAGGGGTAG